One Glycine max cultivar Williams 82 chromosome 6, Glycine_max_v4.0, whole genome shotgun sequence DNA segment encodes these proteins:
- the LOC102668692 gene encoding putative UPF0481 protein At3g02645: MANNGDVVKINIEEMLEMLEGAKAPLITECCIYKVPFSIRRHNEKAYTPEVVSIGPFHHGHPRLQDMEKHKLFYSKAFLKRTQTTLDTLIGNIQEMEPEFRRSYSHTLEFSMEQLVKIIFMDCAFILELFCRYHYREWKEDDMCLPKPWLTSNIVYDLLLLENQVPFFVLERLFNLSFSSRGGHFPSFLELTFDFFEEFNRSRLNFNNINRIRHFTDLIRTFHLQDPLPSRIDGKVLKHLPSVTELSEAGLRFKVIESESCLLKLDFSGRVLEIPQLEVEDGTETLFRNMVALEQCHYPFQTYITDYVDFLDFLVNTNRDVDILVQQRVFLNRLGDTDSVATMINGLMKNITISNNISSQYLDVSEKLNAFHKNPWRKLKSALRRDYCRGPWQTAASIAAIILLILSFVQTVCSILQVIRQ, translated from the coding sequence ATGGCAAACAACGGTGATGTTGTTAAGATCAATATTGAGGAGATGCTGGAGATGCTGGAGGGGGCAAAGGCACCCCTAATTACTGAGTGTTGCATTTACAAAGTGCCGTTTAGTATCCGAAGACACAACGAAAAAGCCTACACCCCAGAGGTTGTTTCTATTGGCCCTTTTCACCACGGCCATCCTCGCCTCCAAGACATGGAGAAACACAAACTCTTTTACTCCAAGGCTTTTCTCAAACGAACTCAAACAACTTTGGACACTTTGATCGGCAACATTCAAGAGATGGAGCCCGAGTTTCGTCGCTCTTATTCACACACTCTTGAGTTCAGCATGGAGCAACTGGTCAAAATAATCTTTATGGATTGTGCTTTTATACTAGAGCTCTTTTGCAGATACCACTATCGAGAATGGAAAGAGGACGACATGTGTCTTCCAAAACCTTGGTTGACGAGTAACATAGTGTATGATTTGTTGTTACTTGAGAACCAGGttcctttttttgttcttgAGAGACTCTTTAATCTGTCCTTCTCTTCACGGGGTGGTCACTTCCCTTCATTTCTTGAGCTTACGTTTGACTTTTTTGAAGAGTTCAATAGGTCACGGTTAAACTTCAACAATATTAACAGAATAAGGCACTTCACAGATCTGATAAGAACTTTTCACTTGCAAGATCCTCTGCCGTCTAGGATTGATGGTAAAGTATTAAAACATCTTCCTAGTGTCACTGAGTTATCAGAAGCAGGATTGAGGTTTAAGGTTATTGAAAGTGAGTCTTGTTTACTAAAGTTAGACTTTTCGGGACGGGTTCTTGAAATCCCGCAGTTGGAAGTGGAAGATGGGACTGAAACTTTGTTTCGCAATATGGTGGCATTGGAGCAGTGTCACTATCCTTTCCAAACTTACATTACGGACTACGTTGATTTTTTAGACTTCCTTGTAAACACCAACAGAGATGTGGATATACTAGTTCAACAGAGAGTCTTTCTTAATAGGCTAGGGGACACTGATTCTGTGGCTACCATGATTAATGGccttatgaaaaatattacgATATCAAATAATATCAGTTCTCAATACCTTGATGTCAGTGAGAAGTTGAATGCTTTTCATAAAAATCCTTGGCGTAAGTTGAAGTCAGCTCTGAGGCGAGATTATTGTAGAGGTCCTTGGCAAACTGCTGCTTCCATTGCTGCAAttattcttctcattctctcttttGTTCAAACAGTTTGTTCTATCTTGCAAGTAATACGTCAATAG
- the LOC100792211 gene encoding septum-promoting GTP-binding protein 1 — MSHFDPKLSRSSTLRRRFHHRVSLLQRCLLRVLHRILLCSGSKPTNATYSMLPPALPSPPPPMGSDGELGREEMDLTSSAVFHTHDLDSDLVSLKISLLGDCQIGKTSFLEKYVGDEKDQQQGNQREGLNQMDKTLVVEGARISYCIWEVQGDGKSEDQLPMACMDSVAILIMFDLTSRCTLNSVVGWYKEARKWNQTAIPVLIGTKFDDFIQLPIDLQWTIANEARKYAKALNATLFFSSATYNINVNKIFKFVTAKLFDLPWTVERNLTVGEPIIDF; from the exons atgtCCCACTTTGATCCGAAACTCAGCCGTTCCTCCACCCTCCGGCGACGGTTCCACCACCGCGTTTCCCTGCTCCAGCGGTGCCTCCTCCGCGTCCTCCACCGTATCCTCCTCTGCTCCGGAAGCAAGCCCACCAATGCCACGTACAGCATGCTGCCGCCGGCATTGCCCTCTCCGCCGCCGCCGATGGGATCCGACGGCGAGCTTGGTCGTGAAGAGATGGACCTTACTTCGTCGGCGGTGTTTCATACACATGACTTGGACTCTGATTTGGTTTCCTTGAAGATCAGCTTGTTGGGAGATTGCCAAATTGGAAAAACCAGCTTTCTG GAGAAATATGTTGGGGATGAAAAAGATCAGCAGCAAGGGAACCAGAGGGAAGGGTTAAATCAGATGGACAAAACTTTGGTTGTTGAAGGGGCACGTATATCGTATTGTATCTGGGAAGTACAag GTGATGGAAAATCAGAAGACCAACTCCCAATGGCTTGTATGGACTCCGTGGCAATTTTGATTATGTTTGATCTAACAAGTCGATGCACATTAAACAG TGTCGTGGGATGGTACAAAGAAGCCAGGAAATGGAATCAg ACGGCAATCCCAGTGTTGATTGGAACCAAGTTTGATGATTTCATTCAGCTCCCTATTGATTTGCAATGGACCATAGCCAATGAG GCAAGAAAATATGCAAAGGCCCTCAATGCCACCTTGTTCTTTTCAAGTGCAACCTACAACATCAATGTGAACAAGATCTTCAAGTTCGTCACTGCTAAACTCTTTGACCTACCATGGACAGTGGAGAGGAATCTAACTGTTGGGGAACCCATCATTGACTTCTAA
- the LOC100792741 gene encoding glutamate receptor 3.4 isoform X1, with protein sequence MVMGRRTLLLLVLCLCLWIPFEVVGRKEPFFSPTSVNSTVSSRPKVVKFGALFTMDSVIGRSALPAIMAAVKDVNSSTSILPGIDLQVILRDTNCSAFLGTMEALQLMENDVVAVVGPLSSGIAHVISHVVNELHVPLLSFGATDPTLSSLQYPYFVRTTQNDYFQMYAIADFVDYYRWKKVIAIYIDDDNGRNGVSVLGDAMSRKRAKISYKAAFPPGATESDISDLLNEVNLMESRVYVLHVNPDHGLAIFSIAKRLRMMDSGYVWIATDWLPSVLDSFDLPDTDTMDLLQGVVAFHHHIPDTDLKKSFLSRLKSQRDNETVSFNSYALYAYDSVWLAARALDAYLNEGGNISFSSDPKLRDTNGSMLQLASLRTFDGGPQFLKTILGMNFTGLSGQVEFDMEKNLVRPAYDILNIGGSGSHRIGYWSNHSGLSVIAPEVLYEKKPSKTSLKSNQQLYSVIWPGEATTTPRGWVFPNNGQPLRIAVPNRVSFKDFVAKSKNPQGVQGYCIDVFEAALNLLTYPVPRQYMLFGNGERNPSYNELVQQVAQNNFDAVVGDVTIVTNRTRIVDFTQPFMPSGLVVVVPVEEEKSSPWSFLVPFTTQMWLVTGAFFLFVGTVVWILEHRLNPEFRGSPRKQLITVFWFSFSTMFFSHRENTVSGLGRLVLIIWLFVVLIINSSYTASLTSILTVQQLSSQIAGIDSLISSTQPIGIQDGSFARKYLIDDLNIAESRIVTLKNMEDYIDALRRGPKAGGVAAVVDELPYVEVLMSSIDCKFTIVGQEFTKSGWGFAFQRDSPLAIDLSTAILQLSESGDLQKIHDKWLNKKECSTVDTDSNKLALTSFWGLFLICGIACVIALTIFFARIFCQYNKFSPEPDKIDDKEMQPVRPRRPSRTRSIKKLMVFVDRREADIKEILRENKKRRLSIG encoded by the exons ATGGTTATGGGGAGAAGAACACTGTTGCTCTTGGTTTTGTGCTTGTGCTTGTGGATTCCCTTTGAAGTGGTGGGGAGAAAAGAACCTTTTTTTTCACCTACCAGTGTGAATTCCACTGTTTCTTCTAGACCCAAGGTTGTGAAGTTTGGTGCTCTCTTTACTATGGATTCTGTCATTGGAAGATCAGCTTTACCTGCAATTATGGCTGCTGTTAAGGATGTTAATTCCAGCACCAGCATTCTCCCTGGCATTGATCTGCAAGTAATTTTACGTGATACAAATTGCAGTGCTTTTCTTGGAACAATGGAAG CTCTGCAGTTGATGGAGAATGATGTGGTTGCTGTTGTTGGTCCACTGTCATCTGGAATAGCTCATGTCATATCTCATGTTGTTAATGAACTCCATGTTCCTCTTTTATCATTTGGGGCAACTGATCCCACTCTATCTTCTCTACAATATCCGTATTTCGTCCGCACCACTCAGAACGACTATTTTCAGATGTATGCAATTGCAGACTTTGTTGATTATTACAGATGGAAGAAGGTAATTGCCATTTACATAGATGATGACAATGGAAGGAATGGAGTTTCTGTTTTGGGGGATGCAATGTCAAGGAAACGTGCCAAGATCTCTTACAAGGCTGCTTTCCCTCCTGGTGCCACAGAAAGTGATATCAGTGACTTGTTAAATGAGGTGAACTTAATGGAATCGCGTGTCTATGTTCTACATGTAAATCCTGATCATGGTTTAGCAATTTTCTCTATTGCCAAGAGGCTAAGAATGATGGACAGTGGATATGTTTGGATTGCAACAGATTGGCTTCCTTCAGTGCTGGATTCCTTTGATCTACCAGACACTGACACAATGGATCTCTTGCAAGGTGTTGTTGCATTTCATCATCACATTCCGGATACTGATCTCAAGAAGAGTTTTCTCTCCAGGTTGAAAAGCCAAAGAGACAATGAGACTGTGAGCTTCAATTCTTATGCACTTTATGCATATGATTCTGTTTGGTTAGCAGCTCGCGCCCTCGATGCTTATCTCAATGAAGGTGGAAATATATCTTTCTCCAGCGACCCTAAGTTGCGTGACACAAATGGAAGCATGCTGCAGTTAGCATCGCTTCGTACCTTTGATGGCGGCCCTCAGTTTCTCAAGACAATTTTGGGAATGAACTTCACTGGTCTGAGTGGTCAAGTTGAGTTTGACATGGAAAAGAATTTAGTCCGTCCAGCCTATGATATTCTAAATATTGGTGGCAGCGGATCCCATAGAATTGGTTATTGGTCAAATCACTCTGGTCTATCAGTTATAGCTCCTGAAGTTTTGTATGAGAAAAAACCATCCAAGACTTCTTTAAAGAGCAATCAACAACTCTACAGTGTGATATGGCCTGGAGAGGCTACAACTACACCAAGGGGATGGGTTTTTCCCAACAATGGACAGCCACTGAGGATAGCAGTGCCGAACCGAGTGAGCTTCAAGGATTTTGTTGCTAAAAGCAAGAACCCCCAAGGGGTACAAGGCTATTGCATTGATGTCTTTGAAGCAGCCTTAAACTTGTTGACTTATCCTGTCCCGCGACAATATATGTTGTTTGGAAATGGTGAAAGGAATCCTAGCTACAACGAGCTTGTGCAGCAAGTTGCACAGAAT AACTTTGATGCAGTTGTTGGAGATGTTACAATTGTCACAAATAGGACAAGGATTGTGGATTTTACTCAACCTTTCATGCCATCAgggcttgttgttgttgttcctgTGGAGGAGGAGAAGTCAAGCCCTTGGTCTTTCCTTGTGCCGTTCACTACTCAAATGTGGTTGGTCACTGGTGCTTTCTTTCTCTTCGTTGGGACTGTTGTGTGGATTCTTGAGCACCGGCTCAATCCTGAGTTCCGTGGTTCTCCGAGGAAACAACTCATAACAGTGTTTTG GTTTAGTTTCTCAACAATGTTTTTCTCACACA GGGAGAATACTGTAAGTGGACTCGGGCGATTGGTGCTAATAATATGGCTCTTTGTGGTGTTGATCATAAATTCAAGCTACACAGCTAGCTTGACATCTATCCTCACTGTGCAGCAACTGTCATCACAAATTGCAGGAATTGACAGCTTGATCTCGAGTACTCAACCGATTGGAATTCAAGATGGGTCATTCGCGCGCAAGTATCTGATAGATGACCTCAACATAGCTGAATCTAGGATAGTTACATTGAAAAACATGGAGGATTATATTGATGCCCTTCGGCGTGGCCCTAAAGCTGGAGGGGTTGCAGCAGTTGTTGATGAGCTTCCTTATGTTGAGGTTTTGATGTCTAGCATTGACTGTAAGTTCACAATTGTTGGGCAGGAGTTCACAAAAAGTGGCTGGGGATTT GCATTCCAAAGGGACTCTCCCCTTGCCATTGACTTGTCTACTGCCATCCTTCAACTCTCTGAGAGTGGGGACCTGCAAAAGATTCATGACAAATGGCTTAATAAAAAGGAGTGTTCAACCGTTGATACTGATTCAAACAAACTAGCTTTGACAAGCTTCTGGGGCCTCTTTCTGATATGTGGCATTGCATGTGTCATTGCCCTGACCATTTTCTTTGCTAGAATCTTCTGTCAATACAACAAATTCAGCCCAGAGCCTGATAAGATCGACGACAAGGAAATGCAACCGGTCAGGCCTAGACGTCCAAGTCGAACTCGTAGCATCAAGAAGTTGATGGTATTTGTAGATAGAAGAGAAGCAGATATCAAAGAGATACTtagggaaaacaaaaaaaggagacTCAGCATTGGATAA
- the LOC100792741 gene encoding glutamate receptor 3.4 isoform X2, which translates to MENDVVAVVGPLSSGIAHVISHVVNELHVPLLSFGATDPTLSSLQYPYFVRTTQNDYFQMYAIADFVDYYRWKKVIAIYIDDDNGRNGVSVLGDAMSRKRAKISYKAAFPPGATESDISDLLNEVNLMESRVYVLHVNPDHGLAIFSIAKRLRMMDSGYVWIATDWLPSVLDSFDLPDTDTMDLLQGVVAFHHHIPDTDLKKSFLSRLKSQRDNETVSFNSYALYAYDSVWLAARALDAYLNEGGNISFSSDPKLRDTNGSMLQLASLRTFDGGPQFLKTILGMNFTGLSGQVEFDMEKNLVRPAYDILNIGGSGSHRIGYWSNHSGLSVIAPEVLYEKKPSKTSLKSNQQLYSVIWPGEATTTPRGWVFPNNGQPLRIAVPNRVSFKDFVAKSKNPQGVQGYCIDVFEAALNLLTYPVPRQYMLFGNGERNPSYNELVQQVAQNNFDAVVGDVTIVTNRTRIVDFTQPFMPSGLVVVVPVEEEKSSPWSFLVPFTTQMWLVTGAFFLFVGTVVWILEHRLNPEFRGSPRKQLITVFWFSFSTMFFSHRENTVSGLGRLVLIIWLFVVLIINSSYTASLTSILTVQQLSSQIAGIDSLISSTQPIGIQDGSFARKYLIDDLNIAESRIVTLKNMEDYIDALRRGPKAGGVAAVVDELPYVEVLMSSIDCKFTIVGQEFTKSGWGFAFQRDSPLAIDLSTAILQLSESGDLQKIHDKWLNKKECSTVDTDSNKLALTSFWGLFLICGIACVIALTIFFARIFCQYNKFSPEPDKIDDKEMQPVRPRRPSRTRSIKKLMVFVDRREADIKEILRENKKRRLSIG; encoded by the exons ATGGAGAATGATGTGGTTGCTGTTGTTGGTCCACTGTCATCTGGAATAGCTCATGTCATATCTCATGTTGTTAATGAACTCCATGTTCCTCTTTTATCATTTGGGGCAACTGATCCCACTCTATCTTCTCTACAATATCCGTATTTCGTCCGCACCACTCAGAACGACTATTTTCAGATGTATGCAATTGCAGACTTTGTTGATTATTACAGATGGAAGAAGGTAATTGCCATTTACATAGATGATGACAATGGAAGGAATGGAGTTTCTGTTTTGGGGGATGCAATGTCAAGGAAACGTGCCAAGATCTCTTACAAGGCTGCTTTCCCTCCTGGTGCCACAGAAAGTGATATCAGTGACTTGTTAAATGAGGTGAACTTAATGGAATCGCGTGTCTATGTTCTACATGTAAATCCTGATCATGGTTTAGCAATTTTCTCTATTGCCAAGAGGCTAAGAATGATGGACAGTGGATATGTTTGGATTGCAACAGATTGGCTTCCTTCAGTGCTGGATTCCTTTGATCTACCAGACACTGACACAATGGATCTCTTGCAAGGTGTTGTTGCATTTCATCATCACATTCCGGATACTGATCTCAAGAAGAGTTTTCTCTCCAGGTTGAAAAGCCAAAGAGACAATGAGACTGTGAGCTTCAATTCTTATGCACTTTATGCATATGATTCTGTTTGGTTAGCAGCTCGCGCCCTCGATGCTTATCTCAATGAAGGTGGAAATATATCTTTCTCCAGCGACCCTAAGTTGCGTGACACAAATGGAAGCATGCTGCAGTTAGCATCGCTTCGTACCTTTGATGGCGGCCCTCAGTTTCTCAAGACAATTTTGGGAATGAACTTCACTGGTCTGAGTGGTCAAGTTGAGTTTGACATGGAAAAGAATTTAGTCCGTCCAGCCTATGATATTCTAAATATTGGTGGCAGCGGATCCCATAGAATTGGTTATTGGTCAAATCACTCTGGTCTATCAGTTATAGCTCCTGAAGTTTTGTATGAGAAAAAACCATCCAAGACTTCTTTAAAGAGCAATCAACAACTCTACAGTGTGATATGGCCTGGAGAGGCTACAACTACACCAAGGGGATGGGTTTTTCCCAACAATGGACAGCCACTGAGGATAGCAGTGCCGAACCGAGTGAGCTTCAAGGATTTTGTTGCTAAAAGCAAGAACCCCCAAGGGGTACAAGGCTATTGCATTGATGTCTTTGAAGCAGCCTTAAACTTGTTGACTTATCCTGTCCCGCGACAATATATGTTGTTTGGAAATGGTGAAAGGAATCCTAGCTACAACGAGCTTGTGCAGCAAGTTGCACAGAAT AACTTTGATGCAGTTGTTGGAGATGTTACAATTGTCACAAATAGGACAAGGATTGTGGATTTTACTCAACCTTTCATGCCATCAgggcttgttgttgttgttcctgTGGAGGAGGAGAAGTCAAGCCCTTGGTCTTTCCTTGTGCCGTTCACTACTCAAATGTGGTTGGTCACTGGTGCTTTCTTTCTCTTCGTTGGGACTGTTGTGTGGATTCTTGAGCACCGGCTCAATCCTGAGTTCCGTGGTTCTCCGAGGAAACAACTCATAACAGTGTTTTG GTTTAGTTTCTCAACAATGTTTTTCTCACACA GGGAGAATACTGTAAGTGGACTCGGGCGATTGGTGCTAATAATATGGCTCTTTGTGGTGTTGATCATAAATTCAAGCTACACAGCTAGCTTGACATCTATCCTCACTGTGCAGCAACTGTCATCACAAATTGCAGGAATTGACAGCTTGATCTCGAGTACTCAACCGATTGGAATTCAAGATGGGTCATTCGCGCGCAAGTATCTGATAGATGACCTCAACATAGCTGAATCTAGGATAGTTACATTGAAAAACATGGAGGATTATATTGATGCCCTTCGGCGTGGCCCTAAAGCTGGAGGGGTTGCAGCAGTTGTTGATGAGCTTCCTTATGTTGAGGTTTTGATGTCTAGCATTGACTGTAAGTTCACAATTGTTGGGCAGGAGTTCACAAAAAGTGGCTGGGGATTT GCATTCCAAAGGGACTCTCCCCTTGCCATTGACTTGTCTACTGCCATCCTTCAACTCTCTGAGAGTGGGGACCTGCAAAAGATTCATGACAAATGGCTTAATAAAAAGGAGTGTTCAACCGTTGATACTGATTCAAACAAACTAGCTTTGACAAGCTTCTGGGGCCTCTTTCTGATATGTGGCATTGCATGTGTCATTGCCCTGACCATTTTCTTTGCTAGAATCTTCTGTCAATACAACAAATTCAGCCCAGAGCCTGATAAGATCGACGACAAGGAAATGCAACCGGTCAGGCCTAGACGTCCAAGTCGAACTCGTAGCATCAAGAAGTTGATGGTATTTGTAGATAGAAGAGAAGCAGATATCAAAGAGATACTtagggaaaacaaaaaaaggagacTCAGCATTGGATAA